DNA from Acidobacteriota bacterium:
AGGTTTTCCGCCCTGGTGGGCGGGGAAAGGAGCATGGACATGAGATTTGAGAATAATATGATCGACGAGACTTCAGATTCCGAAATGCTGGAATTCTTCAACGTCGCCACGGTCGACGAGCTTCATCGTCTCCTTGATCATCTGCAGAAGAGCCATGTCGTTTATAGCTGGCGCAGATGGACGGATGGCGATTACCTCATCATCTTCGAGCCGTTTAATCCCAGGCTGGAACCGGGCTGGCAGGGCTAGGCTCCATAAGCAAAGCAAGGTTTGTCTCTTAGTGGTCATTACTATATAATTTTGCCCGATCATGATTCAAAAACGGATGCCACTCGAAAAGTCCTGGAACCCGAACCGGCTCTTCTCCCGCGTTCCTAAAAGCGCCCTCAAGACGCCTCTCGGGATTCTGTTCGAGGGCGACTGCCTAGACATCTTCCCGAAGATAAAGGACCAATCGGTGGACATGATCTTCGCCGACCCGCCGTTCAATCTGGGCAAGGTCTATGGCAAGAAGGTCAACGACAATCTGCCTGATCAAGAATACATCGAGTTCACTAAGAAATGGCTCAAGGAGTCGGTCAGAGTCCTTAAAGACGGCGGGGCGATTTTCGTCTACAACCTGCCCCGGTGGAATATCGTCGTCGGGGCCTATCTACTCGAACTGGGATTGACGTTCAGGCATTGGATAGCCATCAACATCAAGGCGGGCCTTCCGATTCCGGGGCGGCTCTATCCGTCCCACTATGGGCTCCTCTATTTCACGAAGGGCAAGGCCAACGTCTTCCGCAGAATCCGAACTCCTATCGAGCTGTGCCGACACTGTGGGGAAGAGATCAAGGACTACGGCGGGCACAGGGACGCCATGAATCCGCTCGGGGTCAATCTGACAGATGTCTGGAATGACATTCCTCCGGTCAGGCATTGGAAATTTAAGAGCAAGCGCCGCAAGGCCAACCAGCTTTCGACGAAGCTCCTGT
Protein-coding regions in this window:
- a CDS encoding site-specific DNA-methyltransferase; this encodes MPLEKSWNPNRLFSRVPKSALKTPLGILFEGDCLDIFPKIKDQSVDMIFADPPFNLGKVYGKKVNDNLPDQEYIEFTKKWLKESVRVLKDGGAIFVYNLPRWNIVVGAYLLELGLTFRHWIAINIKAGLPIPGRLYPSHYGLLYFTKGKANVFRRIRTPIELCRHCGEEIKDYGGHRDAMNPLGVNLTDVWNDIPPVRHWKFKSKRRKANQLSTKLLSRVVNMSTNRGDVVLDPFGGSGTTYDVCEHEGRHWIGIELENCDVIVERLENKDLYHHPNHDYVEPDPLA